One Rhizoctonia solani chromosome 2, complete sequence DNA segment encodes these proteins:
- a CDS encoding GTPase-activating protein GYP2, with protein MSGVISTQLRTHKDPTKDDINRLFFSLPAAGSCGPLEEGLEKVDISAVLTLHGQEDSFAGTLYLMPPFLCFASLDRKSVQFTIPLTTIRRVERLSSRAGVFALSLTVWHGMKIIVQLTSLRPTADAFCNHLRDALKVQLQSGQMKTLKNFVKTCYSESALLSSSTFADNEREDGSFIANEERGAGDESAPQFLGGLGLIHKFPGDAKKLREGSKLKLWKDYMRVHGRNLTLLRYPQATRLIQVGLPNRLRGELWETLSGSLYLRFNNPGAYQKLLEDNKGRVTTSTEEIEKDLNRSLPEYPAYQTDEGIDTLRRVLTAYSWKNPELGYCQAMNILTAAILIYMSEEQAFWLLEVLCNRLVPGYYSPSMWGTLLDQRVFEALVHRCLPIIHERFIAVDVQLSVASLPWFLSLYINSMPLIFAFRIVDCFFAMGPKVLFQVGLAILKINGEKLLKVEDDGAFISVMRSYFASLDQSAHPDHPDPRTRAITNFQELLLVAFREFSTITDATIIAERKRFRSEVVTGVESFAKRSAVRNLSTFGKFTRDEVGGVYDVLFKAVLVCPPDSISALADGEERPETRIGMKTFKVFLADIASWARDERVVSNGFIERVQREVADHDLIGRIFYYWDRQARGALSLQDLVLGLDEVMHNDLMGNIQVERTWNWDFIFRNEPGDAYLGAVSRFMTNAFEFGDALLPTPLGTEDGAGAPTVAANVPYLNLATFRMVVLADEILESFFESDLTASFRLEPVPEVQVPQPKTGFLGGLMSALVTDDNLKIFNRFADEVGKTIGKHQVVSKPSIGKMSHVTLQEPKARESLLTTPMREKQLKGSPSMSNISVAEKPSETLSELASLSIAPSTSSPAALAIPASPVVVPPKDEPIPSSPNPLNPLALVNERPKFAIDEAKEEEEDLDDLDAVAAEDGLLDEVDAFLEEHDAGLSAAEKDAAKDLLNAKPIGPESLAVSAPPRPMILFPICVKWSDQRAVPGPGAGTRDFFESLVNLIWDMKFRLSSPLYLTICAGLFDAVVSITASQEAIQLEVPRNPPQHASRMLHPAFASLSVDPAFWVEFFGNSSNPNKLSFQLIENIAERTGVSPWIRPGGVTQDSSLFDRKSGEPVRDVSTSGGIYRTTYGPDYFKSFSNFAPSTKFTITLNLGNNTLNIARDQAKAAYQYLKPDQIWAFELGNEPGNYKETQRNLSIWGADAYVKQWQDWTDAIDAAVPLKQPRWWGGSDGTTDDPNTIAIQTDLITSRGVTGKKVKEFSQHMYQYSSCRPASNARATVPNIMNHTNITSFVDILRSKIAAANSVGSDFVVGEFNSVSCSGKVNITDTFGQALWALDTSLYSASLNVSRVYLHQGATLVFQSDNQENIPGANGTPDLTIFGTHGIVNFEAVRVQIQASMFLFLSRKTYKSPTQLAASVSQLVLAEIVGKSRASQVVHLSPPVSVSADRFAAYGIYEHKKLSKLALINFSIFNKTETGRDAPGIRVRIGERSGKAPRVKRMTAPGLDEKNPDLVTWAGQAYTNGSAVGKLKLESLVDNTVWVRDSEAVLIDF; from the exons ATGTCTGGGGTAATATCGACCCAGCTAAGGACGCACAAGGATCCGACGAAAGATGACATTAATCGATTATTTTTCTCCCTTCCCGCTGCTGGATCTTGCGGCCCCCTCGAAGAAGGCCTCGAAAAAGTAGATATTAGTGCGGTCCTTACTCTTCATGGCCAGGAGGACTCTTTT GCAGGCACCCTTTACTTAATGCCCCCGTTTCTATGCTTTGCCTCCTTGGATCGCAAGTCTGTGCAGTTTACGATTCCCCTCACCACCATTCGACGAGTCGAGCGCCTCAGCTCACGCGCCGGAGTATTCGCCCTTTCTCTGACGGTATGGCACGGAATGAAGATA ATCGTCCAACTCACTTCGCTTAGACCTACCGCGGATGCTTTTTGTAACCATCTTCGAGATGCCCTAAAGGTCCAACTGCAATCCGGTCAAATGAAAACCCTCAAGAACTTTGTTAAAACATGTTACTCTGAATCCGCATTATTATCCAGTTCTACATTCGCCGATAATGAACGTGAGGATGGTAGCTTTATTGCAAATGAAGAGCGCGGGGCCGGCGACGAGTCCGCACCGCAGTTCCTTGGTGGTCTGGGACTCATCCACAAATTTCCTGGAGACGCCAAAAA ATTAAGAGAAGGCTCTAAGCTTAAATTATGGAAGGATTACATGCGAG TGCACGGCCGTAATCTTACTTTGCTCCGATATCCACAAGCGACGCGTCTGATCCAGGTCGGGCT GCCCAATCGGCTGCGAGGTGAACTATGGGAAACACTCTCCGGATCTCTGTATCTAAGGTTTAATAATCCTGGCGCATACCAGAAGCTACTTGAAGATAATAAAGGCCGCGTCACCACAAGTACAGAAG AGATTGAAAAAGATCTAAATCGCTCTCTTCCCGAATATCCTGCGTATCAAACTGATGAGGGCATCGATACCTTGCGTCGCGTCCTCACTGCGTATAGCTGGAAGAATCCTGAACTGGGGTATTGTCAG GCCATGAACATTTTGACCGCCGCAATATTGAT ATATATGTCAGAGGAGCAAGCATTCTGGCTATTGGAAGTACTATGTAACAGGCTCGTTCCCGGTTATTACAG CCCTTCGATGTGGGGCACTCTGCTTGACCAGCGTGTCTTTGAGGCTCTGGTTCATAGGTGTTTACCAATTATCCATGAACGATTTATAGCTGTCGACGTACAGCTCAGCGTTGCCAGCTTGCCTTGGTTCTTGAGTTT GTACATCAATAGTATGCCCCTTATTTTCGCGTTCCGGATCGTAGATTGCTTCTTTGCTATGGGACCCAAAGTTCTTTTCCAAGTCGG ACTAGCAATCTTGAAAATCAACGGGGAAAAGCTCCTGAAAGTCGAAGACGACGGCGCATTCATTAG CGTGATGCGCAGCTACTTTGCCTCGCTCGACCAGTCCGCCCACCCGGACCACCCGGACCCACGTACTCGGGCGATTACCAACTTCCAAGAACTGCTCCTCGTTGCGTTCCGAGAATTCAGCACGATCACCGACGCGACGATTATCGCGGAGCGTAAACGGTTCCGCAGCGAGGTCGTCACCGGCGTCGAATCGTTTGCGAAGCGATCGGCGGTACGGAATTTGTCGACGTTTGGGAAATTTACGAGGGACGAAGTGGGGGGTGTGTATGATGTCTTGTTCAAGGCTGTCCTGGTTTGCCCTCCGGATAGCATATCGGCGCTTGCGGATGGAGAGGAGAGGCCGGAGACTCGGATTGGCATGAAG ACTTTTAAAGTGTTCTTGGCGGACATTGCTTCCTGGGCACGAGACGAGCGGGTGGTATCTAATGGTTTTATCGAGCGAGTTCAGCGCGAAGTTGCTGATCATGATCTTATCGGACGTATCTTTTACTATTGGGACAGACAAGCTAGAGGAGCTCTCTCACTCCAG GACCTTGTACTGGGTCTCGACGAAGTCATGCACAACGATCTTATGGGCAACATACAGGTGGAGAGGACATGGAATTGGGAT TTCATATTCCGGAACGAGCCGGGCGACGCGTACCTCGGTGCAGTCAGTCGATTTATGACCAATGCGTTCGAGTTTGGCGATGCCTTATTACCTACTCCGCTCGGTACAGAAGATGGAGCAGGGGCACCAACAGTTGCTGCAAACGTCCCCTATTTAAACTTAGCAAC ATTCCGCATGGTAGTTCTCGCTGACGAGATTCTTGAATCTTTCTTCGAATCCGACCTGACGGCTTCGTTCCGCCTCGAGCCAGTGCCCGAAGTCCAAGTGCCACAGCCAAAGACCGGCTTCTTGGGCGGTTTGATGTCGGCCCTTGTGACGGACGACAATTTGAAGATATTCAACCGGTTCGCAGACGAAGTTGGAAAGACAATCGGCAAGCACCAG GTGGTCAGCAAGCCCTCTATTGGCAAGATGAGCCATGTTACGCTGCAAGAACCCAAGGCCCGGGAGTCGTTGCTCACGACGCCAATGCGCGAAAAGCAACTCAAGGGTTCTCCGTCCATGTCGAATATATCAGTTGCCGAGAAACCTTCGGAGACTTTGTCTGAGCTTGCCTCCCTTTCCATCGCGCCAAGTACCAGTTCTCCAGCGGCATTGGCCATTCCTGCATCACCTGTTGTTGTCCCACCTAAGGACGAGCCTATACCATCTTCACCAAACCCGCTTAATCCGTTGGCGCTCGTCAACGAGAGACCTAAATTCGCGATTGATGAGgcaaaagaggaagaagaggatcTGGATGACTTAGATGCAGTTGCTGCTGAAGATGGATTACTAGATGAG GTGGATGCTTTCCTAGAAGAGCATGATGCTGGGTTGTCTGCTGCTGAAAAGGACGCCGCTAAAG ATTTATTGAACGCTAAGCCAATCGG CCCGGAAAGCTTAGCCGTGAGCGCCCCTCCGAGGCCAATGATTCTTTTCCCCATTTGCGTTAAGTGGAGTGATCAACGAGCGGTGCCCGGACCGGGGGCCGGGACGCGTGACTTCTTTGAGAGCCTCGTCAACTTGATTTGGG ATATGAAGTTTCGACTTTCTTCTCCACTCTACCTCACTATATGCGCGGGTTTATTCGATGCTGTGGTCTCCATTACAGCAAGCCAGGAGGCCATCCAACTTGAAGTACCTAGAAATCCCCCTCAACATGCGTCAAGGATGCTGCATCCTGCTTTTGCCTCGTTGTCTGTGGATCCTGCGTTT TGGGTAGAGTTTTTTGGCAACTCATCGAATCCTAACAAACTATCCTTTCAGCTAATCGAG AATATTGCTGAAAGAACAGGTGTATCTCCTTGGATTAGACCTG GTGGTGTCACTCA GGATAGCTCTCTTTTCGACCGTAAGTCCGGCGAGCCAGTACGAGATGTATCTACA AGTGGTGGCATTTACCGAACAACCTACGGGCCGGATTATTTCAAGTCCTTCTCAAACTTCGCGCCTTCAACTAAATTTACCATTACGCTTAATCTTGGTAACAATACGCTGAATATTGCGCGTGACCAAGCCAAAGCAGCCTACCAGTATCTGAAACCCGATCAAATCTGGGCATTTGAAC TGGGCAACGAGCCCGGAAACTACAAGGAGACGCAGCGCAATCTGTCGATATGGGGAGCAGATGCATATGTTAAGCAGTGGCAA GACTGGACAGATGCTATCGATGCGGCAGTGCCTCTGAAACAACCACGTTGGTGGGGTGGGTCTGATGGTACCACAGATGACCCAAACACTATAGCAATTCAAACCGATCTAATCACATCTCG CGGCGTTACGGGGAAAAAGGTCAAAGAATTCTCACAGCATATGTACCAG TACTCGAGCTGTCGCCCTGCTAGCAATGCTCGTGCGACCGTGCCCAACATAATGAATCATACTAATATAACCT CATTTGTTGATATTTTGCGCTCCAAAATTGCAGCAGCCAACAGCGTCGGAAGTGACTTCGTTGTCG GGGAGTTCAACAGTGTTAGCT GCTCAGGTAAGGTGAATATAACCGATACTTTTGGTCAGGCTTTATGG GCCCTCGACACCTCTTTGTATTCCGCCTCGCTTAATGTATCACGGGTGTACCTGCATCAG GGGGCTACCTTGGTTTTTCAATCAGATAATCAAGAGAACATCCCCGGTGCCAACGGAACTCCTG ATCTTACAATCTTTGGTACCCACGGGATAGTGAACTTCGAGGCCGTGCGCGTGCAAATCCAAGCTAGTATGTTTCTCTTTTTGTCTCGCAAGACGTACAAGTCTCCGACTCAACTTGCCGCCAGTGTCTCGCAGTTAGTGCTCGCCGAAATCGTCGGAAAATCACGGGCTTCGCAGGTTGTGCATCTTTCACCGCCGGTGAGCGTTTCTGCGGACCGGTTCGCTGCATATGGAATATACGAACACAAAAAACTTTCGAAGTTGGCACTGATCAACTTTTCCATTTTCAACAAAACCGAAACCGGTCGTGACGCCCCTGGCATACGAGTTCGCATTGGAGAAAGAAGCGGAAAAGCTCCGCGAGTGAAGCGTATGACTGCTCCTGGACTCGACGAGAAAAACCCCGACCTTGTCACCTGGGCTGGACAGGCATATACTAATGGCTCGGCGGTTGGGAAACTAAAACTCGAATCTCTCGTTGATAACACCGTTTGGGTCCGTGATAGTGAAGCAGTGCTGATTGATTTCTAA
- a CDS encoding leucine-rich repeat protein gives MAEYLSNPHAYNYAPSSSPPSSPIPWDELSENSENECQGTSPWKLESDPYSANAKATHSPLRHTKTKRKTYALPLTPASSFTSYEPSSPSPARSNISTPIRVQNRYTPSRDQAWEAALNNVFHNGATIIDLESKVTEIPREIIDLNKMVSLPLESPEITEPPPVQPPESPSRSNIISAAARSRRVFSQSRSNNSLFSSGAPSKPKQEIQLYLANNNITILPSELFQLNNLTLLSLRGNKLRNLPPAIGHLKSLRSLNIANNELATLPSELTYLNLQTLLLDPNPFLPKPSQLSVQPIGPNDKKIARSQVARQFGPLVTHTQIPKLGELALRVALCPSPEQPPIITPLSSATHSTRLYDTLSSKSLLTPTNSRSSVFSSPRAPFSSHSNSDLNPYNHHPFPPHALVLERYYDLSLWLSEQRDANVHIEAVRYGTEDACNLYTWCPSRKHQKDAELESETSSCGIFVQPAEERLEWVTVLAGCELSSAVPILWRGCSVGCLGFLDGSDSGLESRSLRERDEDDEFMTGFGGAPRGSLGSSEDGTPVEARAQIVWDDMMDLDG, from the exons ATGGCTGAATATCTCTCCAATCCGCATGCATACAACTACGCCCCCTCGTCGTCTCCGCCATCTTCGCCTATACCCTGGGACGAATTATCAGAAAATTCAGAAAATGAATGTCAGGGTACCAGCCCTTGGAAGTTGGAATCCGACCCGTACTCGGCGAACGCCAAAGCTACCCACAGCCCTTTGCGGCACACTAAAACCAAAAGAAAGACATATGCTCTGCCCCTCACCCCAGCCAGCTCTTTTACTAGCTACGAGCCCAGTTCTCCTAGTCCGGCACGGTCAAACATCTCAAC ACCAATTCGTGTACAGAATCGATATACTCCATCAAGGGATCAAGCCTGGGAAGCAGCACTCAACAACGTTTTTCATAATGGTGCCACAATCATCGACCTCGA GTCCAAGGTTACAGAGATTCCCCGGGAAATCATCGATTTGAATAAGATGGTCTCCCTACCTCTCGAATCACCCGAGATTACAGAGCCCCCGCCTGTTCAGCCACCCGAATCTCCATCTCGGTCGAATATCATTTCTGCAGCCGCGCGCTCCCGACGGGTCTTCTCCCAATCGCGGTCAAACAATTCACTCTTTTCCTCTGGAGCGCCTTCTAAACCTAAGCAAGAGATACAATTATACCTGGCTAACAACAACATAACCATTCTACCCTCGGAGCTTTTTCAGTTGAACAATTTGACACTATTATCCCTCC GCGGGAACAAGCTTCGCAATTTGCCCCCAGCAATAGGACATCTCAAATCACTACGTTCTTTAAACAT CGCAAACAACGAATTGGCAACTCTACCCTCCGAACTAACATATCTCAATCTCCAGACTCTACTCCTCGACCCAAACCCCTTTCTGCCAAAGCCAAGTCAATTATCAGTACAGCCAATCGGACCGAATGACAAGAAAATTGCACGTTCGCAGGTAGCACGCCAATTCGGGCCACTGGTAACTCATACCCAAAtacccaaacttggagagcTTGCACTTCGGGTTGCACTTTGTCCGTCTCCCGAGCAACCGCCTATCATTACCCCGTTATCATCTGCTACCCATTCAACCCGACTTTATGATACCCTTTCGTCAAAATCGTTGCTTACGCCCACCAACTCCCGCTCCTCTGTTTTCTCATCTCCACGCGCACCATTTTCATCTCATTCCAACTCGGACCTTAACCCCTATAACCACCATCCTTTCCCACCACACGCACTTGTTCTCGAGAGATACTACGACCTGAGTCTATGGCTCTCTGAACAACGCGATGCAAATGTTCATATAGAAGCCGTTCGATACGGTACCGAAGATGCCTGCAACCTCTACACCTGGTGCCCTAGCCGAAAACACCAAAAGGACGCCGAGCTCGAGTCCGAAACAAGCTCCTGCGGAATATTCGTCCAGCCCGCGGAAGAGCGGCTGGAATGGGTTACCGTGCTTGCTGGATGCGAGCTTTCGTCGGCTGTTCCTATCTTATGGCGCGGATGCAGTGTAGGATGCCTCGGTTTCTTGGACGGCAGCGACTCGGGCTTGGAATCTCGGTCTTTGCGAGAGCGGGATGAAGATGATGAGTTTATGACGGGATTTGGCGGAGCACCGCGCGGGAGTTTGGGATCGAGCGAAGATGGAACGCCCGTCGAGGCGCGTGCTCAGATTGTTTGGGACGATATGATGGATTTGGATGGGTAA
- a CDS encoding WD repeat-containing protein: MSFRDKFRNLKRSARSRINSTGSGSSTAQLSVASPRATEHVDSGVPPLDAGIGTIDSNSVVSPDLPSLDKLAISSHSSDASDLRSDPQAQDSEPAMATAPTIENPMVQWDHLSGLLRVLKPISGAIPPLRALFDQFVECIRIYESAAKGHEEYTRLRGELEDLFEELQKCFVQAPPPTITISVERLCRLIQQELSSVQKPQPRAPFRYLDASNGSEEVLACYQRIHQYLQRLIFNVNLSIWKTVDNLVTDNRLKLLPASLAACYNSTKAAELKRAECASNTRTDVLAQLRSWTYTNGTENLFWLNGMAGTGKTTIAYTLCTELDSDRKLAASFFCSRLVPECRDINLIIPSIAYQLAHVSKPFYYALSRALERDPDAHARLLHIQFDTLIGSPLAEVKATLPENMVVVIDALDECIDKESTGQILDILLANVSNLPLKFLISSRPEPEIRDKLEQRGWINSRLVLHELDRNTIQNDIQTYLRASLAPMDLSESQIITLTERSGILFIYAATVIRFISYDNFRRNPRARLKTILSASTSSQGFPLRDLDQLYTTILKEALDNPDLTIDEQYDIKEILYTVLCFELIKNTKPQFNICRLESSFLADHKVANLEERVENAVSTELFYACRYWATHLQFTGTSFSLAQDLEDFLSKRLLLWMEIMNLKRAIHYSGTILKLAEDWSKSTKSSKELVELAHDSWRFASTFALNNVSMSTPHLYVSMLPFWPPNNPISKCYSSRMRGAIKVHGTATTRSQFALIAKWKVEENLEANSAAFSSDGTRIIVGAGERVYIMNAFSGKILLALSKGNNSTVRSAILSPDGNLAAACSADRSVCVWEVRNGQRISDAYEGVSGSTTSIEFSPDSSRIVSGSKDGTVRVWDPLTGLMLLEPLEGPRTPVMTVAISSDGSFIAAGYRTTNICLWDSWTGKIITIILAGSDIVTSVSFSFDCTRIASGSFKGPVSVWEVQTGSMKLDPLEGHTGYITSVRFSPDDRHIVSSSEDRSIRFWDSQDGTLLMIIDGHTNPVTSVAFSPDGAQVVSTISSSSISIWDAQSQYDHSRRLAGHSDFIIFVDFSSSGTNIISGSCDGVIQVWDIETGESISRLTESHRENTSSIALAPNGDMIASSSHDGAIYLRDAKNGQVPLDPLEGHSGHVISIQFSPDGTRIASGSTDMTICVWRTQDGHMLIGPLKGHTHWVRSIGFSADGGRMVSGSADKTIIVWNSHNGRILLGPLLGHSSGVTSVKFSPNGTHIVSGSHDHAICVWDAQSGQLLYNPLQGHTDVVSSVTFSHDGTWVASGSFDKTICIWNVQSGQLALGPIKGHTNWISCIAFSPDDTKIVSGSDDKTIRVHDLKALNPMVSLLHISLSDNLKTNLDIF, translated from the exons ATGTCGTTCCGCGATAAGTTTCGTAACTTGAAGCGCAGTGCAAGGTCCCGAATCAATTCAACAGGTTCGGGATCCAGCACTGCTCAGCTTTCAGTAGCTTCGCCGCGTGCAACGGAGCACGTCGATTCTGGAGTGCCTCCCTTGGACGCAGGCATAGGTACCATAGACTCGAACAGTGTAGTTTCGCCGGACCTTCCATCACTGGATAAACTAGCCATATCATCGCACTCTTCAGACGCTAGTGATTTGCGTTCGGATCCACAGGCACAGGACTCTGAACCCGCGATGGCAACTGCGCCTACTATTGAGAACCCGATGGTCCAGTGGGATCATCTAAGTGGCCTCCTTCGAGTGCTCAAACCCATCAGTGGGGCAATTCCTCCACTGAGAGCTTTGTTCGATCAATTTGTGGAATGTATTAGGATCTATGAG AGCGCTGCGAAAGGACACGAGGAATACACCCGTCTCCGAGGTGAACTCGAGGACTTATTCGAAGAACTCCAGAAGTGTTTTGTTCAAGCGCCGCCACCAACAATTACCATCAGTGTGGAGAGGCTTTGTAG GTTAATCCAGCAAGAACTCAGCAGCGTTCAAAAGCCGCAACCCAGGGCTCCGTTCCGTTACCTAGACGCCAGTAATGGGTCGGAAGAGGTGTTGGCGTGCTACCAACGCATACATCAGTACTTACAGCGCCTAATT TTCAACGTGAACCTATCAATATGGAAGACCGTGGATAATTTGGTAACG GACAACCGACTGAAGCTACTGCCCGCTTCTTTGGCGGCTTGCTATAATTCCACAAAAGCGGCGGAGCTAAAACGCGCAGAATGTGCCTCAAATACACGTACGGATGTTCTTGCTCAACTTCGCAGCTGGACATACACCAATGGAACCGAGAATCTTTTTTGGTTGAATGGAATGGCCGGAACTGGAAAAACTACTATAGCATATACATTATGCACCGAGTTGGACTCAGACCGGAAGCTTGCCGcaagcttcttctgctcCCGACTAGTGCCCGAGTGTCGAGACATCAATCTAATTATTCCATCAATAGCATATCAACTTGCACACGTATCCAAACCCTTCTACTACGCGTTATCTCGAGCACTCGAAAGAGACCCAGATGCTCATGCACGATTACTTCACATTCAATTCGATACCCTTATCGGTTCTCCACTAGCAGAAGTAAAAGCAACACTACCTGAAAATATGGTGGTTGTTATTGACGCTCTTGATGAGTGTATCGATAAAGAGAGCACTGGCCAAATCCTGGACATCCTGCTTGCTAATGTCTCAAATCTCCCATTAAAGTTCCTGATATCTAGTCGACCAGAGCCCGAGATACGGGACAAATTGGAACAGAGAGGATGGATCAATTCCCGGCTTGTACTCCACGAATTGGACAGGAATACTATCCAGAACGATATCCAAACATACCTCAGGGCATCCCTTGCTCCAATGGATTTATCAGAATCACAAATCATCACGCTAACTGAACGCTCAGGGATCCTATTTATTTACGCCGCAACAGTGATACGATTCATCAGTTACGATAATTTTCGCCGAAATCCTCGTGCTCGTCTGAAAACCATTTTAAGCGCATCAACTTCAAGCCAAGGTTTCCCACTCAGAGATCTTGACCAATTGTATACGACGATACTGAAAGAAGCACTAGATAACCCAGACCTGACTATAGACGAGCAGTACGACATCAAGGAGATACTCTACACAGTT CTATGTTTCGAACTCATCAAGAATACCAAACCTCAATtcaatatatgcagattGGAATCATCGTTCCTGGCCGACCACAAAGTAGCCAACCTGGAGGAACGAGTTGAAAACGCAGTTTCGACGGAGTTGTTTTATGCCTGTCGATATTGGGCGACTCATTTACAATTCACTGGTACATCTTTTAGTCTGGCTCAGGATCTGGAAGACTTCTTGTCGAAAAGGCTGTTGTTGTGGATGGAAATCATGAATCTAAAAAGAGCTATACATTATAGCGGGACAATTCTCAAATTAGCCGAAGACTGGAGCAAG TCAACGAAATCTTCTAAAGAGCTTGTCGAACTGGCCCATGATTCTTGGCGTTTTGCATCAACATTCGCTCTAAATAACGTATCGATGAGTACACCTCATCTCTATGTCTCAATGTTACCTTTCTGGCCCCCTAATAACCCAATCTCCAAATGTTACTCAAGTCGTATGAGGGGAGCGATCAAAGTACATGGCACAGCAACAACAAGATCCCAGTTCGCTCTTATAGCCAAATGGAAAGTGGAAGAAAATCTGGAGGCGAACTCCGCCGCTTTCTCATCCGACGGAACCAGAATTATTGTGGGAGCCGGCGAGAGGGTATACATTATGAATGCGTTCAGCGGAAAGATACTCCTCGCTCTCAGCAAAGGAAATAATAGTACGGTCCGTTCTGCAATATTGTCTCCCGATGGAAATCTTGCCGCAGCCTGCTCCGCCGACAGAAGCGTTTGCGTATGGGAGGTTCGAAATGGACAGAGAATATCTGACGCGTATGAAGGAGTTTCTGGCTCTACAACCTCAATAGAATTTTCTCCAGATAGCTCTCGCATAGTTTCGGGCTCGAAAGATGGGACTGTCCGGGTATGGGATCCATTGACAGGCCTAATGTTACTTGAACCGCTTGAAGGGCCTCGTACTCCGGTCATGACCGTTGCGATTTCCTCGGACGGGTCTTTTATTGCTGCTGGGTATCGCACCACAAACATTTGTCTTTGGGATTCCTGGACCGGTAAAATTATCACTATTATTCTTGCTGGGTCTGATATAGTAACGTCGGTTTCGTTCTCGTTCGATTGCACTCGCATCGCCTCTGGGTCATTCAAAGGCCCCGTTAGTGTGTGGGAGGTGCAGACAGGATCCATGAAACTTGACCCGCTTGAAGGACATACCGGCTATATAACCTCGGTTAGGTTCTCGCCAGATGATAGACATATTGTTTCAAGTTCGGAAGATCGATCAATACGCTTTTGGGACTCCCAAGACGGGACTCTACTAATGATTATCGACGGGCATACCAACCCTGTCACATCAGTAGCATTCTCTCCTGACGGTGCTCAGGTTGTCTCAACTATTTCGAGCTCATCTATCAGCATCTGGGATGCTCAGAGTCAATACGATCACTCCAGACGTTTAGCAGGGCATTCAGATTTCATTATCTTCGTTGATTTCTCTTCTAGTGGTACCAACATAATCTCTGGTTCTTGTGATGGAGTGATCCAAGTCTGGGATATCGAAACAGGAGAATCAATATCGCGTTTAACCGAGAGCCATAGAGAAAACACATCGTCTATAGCCCTAGCACCCAACGGTGATATGATTGCCTCAAGCTCACACGACGGGGCGATATATCTGCGAGACGCTAAGAACGGTCAAGTCCCCCTGGACCCTCTCGAAGGACACTCTGGCCACGTAATATCAATCCAGTTCTCGCCTGACGGTACTCGAATTGCTTCCGGATCCACCGATATGACTATATGCGTTTGGCGCACTCAAGACGGACACATGCTAATTGGCCCCCTCAAGGGCCACACCCATTGGGTAAGGTCGATAGGGTTTTCAGCCGATGGAGGGCGAATGGTGTCCGGGTCTGCGGATAAGACCATTATAGTTTGGAACTCTCACAATGGTCGAATACTTCTTGGTCCCCTCCTCGGACACAGTAGCGGGGTAACGTCGGTCAAATTTTCGCCCAACGGCACTCATATTGTTTCTGGCTCTCATGATCACGCTATATGTGTCTGGGACGCTCAGAGTGGTCAACTCTTATACAACCCGCTCCAAGGGCACACTGATGTTGTCTCATCAGTTACTTTCTCTCACGACGGTACCTGGGTGGCGTCGGGGTCTTTCGACAAGACTATATGTATCTGGAACGTCCAAAGCGGACAACTGGCATTAGGCCCAATAAAAGGACACACCAATTGGATTTCATGTATCGCATTTTCGCCTGATGACACCAAAATTGTATCCGGATCCGACGACAAAACCATCCGAGTGCATGATCTCAAGGCGTTGAATCCGATGGTAAGTCTGCTTCATATAAGTTTGAGTGACAATCTCAAGACTAACCTCGATATTTTCTGA